A region from the Bactrocera dorsalis isolate Fly_Bdor chromosome 1, ASM2337382v1, whole genome shotgun sequence genome encodes:
- the LOC125775453 gene encoding putative nuclease HARBI1: MTMLQPMWTESSTGRTAVSMEKALYLTIWKLANNTSFRQISDRFDVGMGATYRAFIKILKLICRLKSTIINFPTTTAAQKKIADGFSQRRHNIFPFVLGCIDGTHIPISQPKNDAISFYNRKGTFSIIAQAIVDSDMKFLDVFVGCPGRCHDASVWQRCPFRRALVSGELKIPPNHHFLGDAAYPLETFLMVPYRDNGFLTSQQSKFNTILSTNRLFVEQAFGILKQKFRILKFIGVQLAHIPKIIVLTCMIIHNVIIINEGQQNIDCIELDEEEAQTSEVSVPSLQRDEAQQKRNALAALFSS; the protein is encoded by the exons ATGACTATGCTACAACCAATGTGGACCGAATCATCAACAGGTCGTACTGCAGTTTCCATGGAAAAGGCATTGTATTTGACAATTTGGAAGCTTGCCAATAATACATCATTTCGACAAATTAGTGACAGATTTGATGTAGGAATGGGCGCCACTTATAGAGCATTTATTAAAATCCTCAAACTTATATGTCGTCTAAAATcgacaataataaattttccaactACTACTGCAGCTCAAAAAAAGATTGCTGATGGGTTTTCTCAACGTCGCCACAATATATTTCCTTTTGTATTAGGATGCATTGATGGAACGCACATTCCCATATCACAACCAAAAAATGATGCAATAAGTTTCTATAACAGAAAAGGGACGTTTTCCATCATTGCACAG GCCATTGTTGACAGCGATATGAAATTTCTGGACGTCTTTGTCGGCTGTCCCGGACGATGTCATGACGCATCAGTGTGGCAAAGGTGCCCATTTCGTAGAGCACTAGTAAGCGgtgaattaaaaattccacCAAATCACCACTTCTTAGGCGACGCAGCTTATCCGCTAGAAACGTTTCTCATGGTGCCATATCGAGATAATGGTTTTTTAACATCGCAGCAGAGCAAATTTAACACTATTTTAAGCACTAACCGACTTTTTGTTGAACAGGCGTTCGGgatattaaaacaaaagttcagaattttaaaatttattggtgTACAGCTCGCTcatattccaaaaattattgtattaacGTGCATGATAATACATAACGTGATTATAATCAATGAAGGTCAGCAAAACATTGATTGCATAGAATTGGACGAAGAGGAGGCCCAAACGTCTGAAGTTAGTGTTCCATCATTGCAAAGAGATGAAGcccaacaaaaacgaaatgcCCTGGCAGCGTTGTTTTCAAGTTGA
- the LOC125775520 gene encoding uncharacterized protein LOC125775520, with translation MSRKIQIEKKLAVLNVIKEKKSILFASFKNNRVNKLDKQAAWEDVLKKAQSLQLASAQKTWTYARDSLFGLWKSRTMRKRDNARNTGSGGGKEKVMDEADLAILDILESDSAVVDGLNLPESYGNSENLPSAENDSRISISEETIANPPLNPRKRKRSTKFPSETLDREKKCRMELLEVEVYYRKLQCLKLERELLLPLSAITQGIATAETENVSRLLFEEV, from the exons ATGAGccgcaaaatacaaattgaaaaaaaacttgctgttttaaatgtgataaaagaaaaaaaaagcattttatttgctagttttaaaaacaacaga GTTAACAAATTAGATAAACAGGCAGCATGGGAGGATGTGTTAAAAAAAGCCCAATCCCTACAACTGGCGTCAGCACAAAAAACATGGACCTATGCAAGGGACAGTTTGTTTGGGCTCTGGAAGAGCCGGACAATG aGAAAAAGGGATAACGCCCGAAATACTGGATCCGGAGGTGGGAAGGAGAAGGTAATGGATGAAGCTGACTTGGCCATACTCGATATTCTGGAATCAGACTCAGCTGTGGTAGATGGTTTGAATTTGCCAGAAAGTTATGGCAACTCAGAAAATCTACCGTCAGCTGAGAATGATTCCAGAATATCTATTTCAGAAGAAACAATTGCCAATCCACCTCTAAACCCAAGAAAGAGGAAGCGCTCTACCAAGTTTCCAAGTGAAACTTTGGATAGAGAGAAAAAATGCCGGATGGAGCTCCTTGAGGTTGAGGTTTACTACCGGAAACTTCAATGCCTAAAACTGGAGAGGGAGCTCCTACTTCCACTCTCTGCTATCACACAGGGAATTGCAACGGCAGAAACAGAAAATGTATCGCGTCTGTTATTTGAGGAGGTTTGA
- the LOC105233223 gene encoding probable RNA-directed DNA polymerase from transposon X-element isoform X1 — protein sequence MNRERISIAAVQETKLNSRSDLLSCAGFNIIRKDRERDNGGGLAFILHNTVQYRQIDEDIDTIRSGDVELEIFNIYIPPVTCCPTGYHPNIGALLRGETRLVLGDFNAHHDLWHSSLSNDRRGMELAEQIDDSTFYTMNDEAPTRVMGTCNSSPDITIASGGLINSITWRPMLTLASDHLPIIISIEKPLDFVSVDNRTFINFKKANWVGFTEFTESTFNALPIPTDVCVGERQFRKVIAAATARFIPAGRIAEIRPNFPAEAAVLANERDTLRHADPGDPRIRDLNLEIRRKVNQHKRTKWIEHLKSCNLSTGVSKLWATVKALANPKRHDDRVEVQFNGHASSDSKKCASYFSRQFTLHPSVDKAKRCVNRRLRKMPNNCAPLTFTDEEVQGVINKAKSSRSIGPDGINMLMLKHLGSTGVKYLTKVLNLSLTTLQIPDVWKVGRVVPLLKPGKPANKGESYRPITLLSPVVKTLEALLLPTFTHHLSLASHQHGFRKVHNTTTALSVINAQIVRGLNQKPPCERTILVALDLSKAFDTVNHTTLLQDIEKTTLPPGLKRWTMNYLNGRQSSVLFRGETGGSAGWCPLPVTV from the coding sequence atgaatcgggaacgtatatcgatagctgcggtccaagaaaccaagctcaacagccgctcagaccttctgagttgtgcaggtttcaacatcattcgtaaagatcgcgagcgagataatggtggtggcctagccttcatattgcacaacaccgtgcagtatcgtcaaatcgatgaagacatcgacactatccggtcaggcgatgtcgagctcgaaatatttaatatatacattcccccagttacatgttgccctacaggatatcacccgaatataggcgcgctacttcgtggtgaaacccgtttggtactaggcgactttaacgcgcaccacgatctttggcattcctccctgtcaaacgatcgtaggggaatggagctggcggaacagattgacgattcgacattctacacaatgaatgacgaagcccccaccagagttatgggcacctgtaatagctcgccggatattaccattgctagcggtggcctgataaacagcataacctggcgacctatgctaactcttgcatcagaccatctgcccataattatctcgatcgagaagcctctcgatttcgtttctgtggacaaccgtaccttcattaacttcaaaaaagctaattgggtcggcttcacagaattcactgagagcaccttcaacgctctacccattcctacggacgtatgcgttggcgaacgtcaattccgcaaggtgatcgcagcagctactgctcgcttcatcccggctggaagaattgcggaaatccgccccaatttcccagccgaagcagctgtcttagctaatgagcgcgacaccttacgccatgccgatcccggggatccccgaataagggatctcaatttggagattcggcgaaaggtaaatcaacataagcggacgaaatggatagagcacctgaagtcctgcaacctctccaccggtgtgagtaagctttgggctactgtcaaagctttggctaatccgaagagacacgacgaccgagttgaagttcaattcaatggtcatgcctcttcggactcgaagaagtgcgcgagctattttagccggcagtttacactgcacccttcggtagacaaggccaagagatgtgttaaccgacggctgcgcaaaatgccaaacaactgcgcgccacttactttcaccgatgaggaggttcagggtgtcatcaacaaggcaaaatcctccagatccatcggcccagacggaatcaacatgctaatgttaaagcatctaggctcgacgggagtaaaatatctcaccaaggtcctcaacctgtcgctcaccactcttcaaatacccgatgtgtggaaagtcggaagagtggtcccactactgaaacctgggaaacccgccaacaaaggggaatcttatcgaccgataactctcctctccccagtagtgaagacactagaggccttgttactcccgaccttcactcaccacctgagcctagccagccaccagcatggtttccgcaaagtgcacaacaccaccacagcacttagcgtcataaacgcccagatagtgcgtggcctcaaccagaaaccaccctgcgaaagaacgatcctcgtagcgttggacctgtcaaaagcttttgacacggtcaaccacacaacgctactgcaggacattgaaaaaaccactctccctccagggcttaagaggtggaccatgaactatctgaacggtcgtcagtcatccgtactatttcgaggagaaacagggggttccgcagggtggtgtcctctccccgttactgtttaa
- the LOC105233223 gene encoding profilin isoform X2: MSWQDYVDNQLLASHCVTKACIAGHDGNIWAQSKGFEVTKEELAKLIAGFDQQDLLTSNGVTLAGQRYIYLSGTDRVVRAKLGRSGVHCMKTTQAVIVSIYEDPVQPQQAASVVEKLGDYLITCGY, from the exons ATGAGCTGGCAAGATTATGTGGATAACCAACTTTTGGCCTCGCACTGTGTAACAAAGGCTTGCATTGCTGGACATGATGGCAATATTTGGGCTCAATCTAAGGGATTCGAG GTAACGAAGGAAGAATTGGCGAAATTAATCGCAGGATTTGATCAGCAAGACCTGCTCACGAGCAATGGTGTTACATTAGCTGGTCAAAGGTACATTTACCTTTCTGGTACAGATCGTGTAGTCCGCGCTAAGTTGGGACGCAGCGGAGTGCATTGCATGAAAACTACACAAG cCGTAATCGTTTCTATTTATGAGGATCCTGTTCAACCTCAACAAGCCGCATCTGTTGTAGAGAAGCTTGGAGATTATCTGATTACTTGCGGGTACTAG